The genomic region TGGTGGCGTGGACCTCTTCGAACCCGACCGTGACAAGGCCTGTCTGATACGGCTCGCTGGTGTCGAGGCGGCGATCGACAAGGGCGCGGTGCACTACGTCGCCCTCGGTGACAAGCACTCCCGCACCGAAGTGGGAAGCACCGGCCGGGTGTGGTACTCCGGTGCTCCCGAGGTCACCAACTACGACCACATCGAGGCTGACCCGGGCCACGTGCTGGTGGTGGACATCGACGAGGCCGCGCCGTCGCGGCCCGTCACGGTCGATGCGCGTCACGTCGGTGTGTGGCGCTTCGTCACGCTGCGCTACACGGTCGACACCAGCCGCGACATCGCCGATCTCGACCTGAACCTCGACCTGCTCACCGACAAGGACCGCACGGTCGTGCAATTGGCGCTCAACGGTTCACTGACCGTCACCGACAAGGCGGCCCTGGACGCGTGCCTGGACAAGTACGCGCGTCGATTCGCGGCGCTGACGACGTGGGTCGCGCAGACCGATATCGCGGTGGTGCCCGCCGACGGTGAGTTCGACGATCTCGGCATCGGTGGATTCGCCGCGGCCGCCGTCGACGAACTGGTTGCCACCGCCAAGGCGGACGGTGCCGACGCCGACGACGCGCGGGCCGCGCTGGCTCTGCTTCTGCGGCTGGTGGAACGGGGCGCGGCGTGAAGCTTCACCGACTCGTCCTGCGCAACTACCGCGGAATCACCTTCCGCGAGGTCGAGTTTCCCGATCGCGGCGTCACCGTGATCAGCGGTGCCAACGAGATCGGGAAGACCTCGATGATCGAGGCGCTCGATCTGCTGCTGGAGTCCAAGGACCGCTCGAGCAAGAAGGAAGTCAAGCAGGTCAAGCCGACGCACGTCGACGAGGGTGCCGAGGTCACGGCCGAGATATCCACGGGCCCTTACCGGTTCACCTACTTCAAGCGCTTCCACAAGCGTCCGGTCACCGAGCTGACCGTCACCGCACCCAGCCGTGAGCAGTGGACGGGGGACGAGGCACACGAACGCGTCCGCGCGATCCTCGCCGAGACCGTCGACGTCGCCCTCTGGCAGGCGCAACGGGTGCTCCAGACTGCGTCGACCGCGGCGGTCGACCTGTCCGGATGCGACGCGCTGTCCCGCGCACTGGACGCCGCGGGCGGCCAGGCGGTGGCACTCTCGGGTGCCGAGCCGTTGCTCGTCGACCGCATCGAGGTCGAGTTCCGGCAGTACTTCACTGCGACCGGGCGACCCACGGGGGAGTGGGCCACAGCGATCAAGCGTCGCGATGACGCGCGCGCGGACGTGGCAGTCTGCGAGGCCGCAGTCGCGGAGGTTCACGACGCGGTCGCGCGGCATGACGCGATCACCGTCGACCTCGCGGGGGTCGCGCTCGAGAGTGCCACGGCGGCCCGCCGTCTCGAGGCGGCGCGGGCGAGGGCTCTGGCCGTCGAGAAGGTGAGCGGCAACCTCGATCAGGCCCGCGTGGTCGCCGATGCGGCCCGGGCCGCACATGGTGCGGCCGTGGCAGCGCTTGATGAGCGCGGCCGGATCCGGGCCGAACTCGACGCCGACCTCGCGGGGATCGGTGAACTGGAAGCGGCGGTGCAGGTGGCGGCCCAGGACGAGGCGGTTGCGCGCGAGGTCCACACCGCCGCGACAGCGGAGGCGATGGCCGGGGCGGCCGATGTCGAATCGCGTCAGGCCGATGTCGACGCCGCGCGGCGCGTTGTCGACCAGATCGCTCGGCGTGACGAGGCCGACAGGCTCGCGGCTCGGATCGCCAAGATCGACACCGCTGACCGGCACCTAACCGAGGTGAATGGCGAACTCGGGCAGATTCGGCTCTCGGAGCGCACGATGCGCCTCATCGAGGCGGCCGCGGCGGCTGTCGACGTGGCATCCGCGGCGGCCGAGGCGGCGTCCGCCCGCATCGAGGTGCTGGCGCCCACACCGGTTGAGGTGAGTGTCGACGGTGCTGTTGTGGCCGTGGGCCCGG from Mycolicibacterium sp. YH-1 harbors:
- a CDS encoding exonuclease SbcCD subunit D translates to MRFLHTADWQLGMTRHFLNDEAQPRYSAARRDVIAAMGPLAAEVGAEFVVVAGDVFEDNHVAPGVVSRSLEAMRAIGVPVYLLPGNHDPLDAGSVYTSALFLSECPANVTVLDRTGVYDVRPGLQIVAAPWRSKAPTTDLVGEVLDGLTGDGVTRILVGHGGVDLFEPDRDKACLIRLAGVEAAIDKGAVHYVALGDKHSRTEVGSTGRVWYSGAPEVTNYDHIEADPGHVLVVDIDEAAPSRPVTVDARHVGVWRFVTLRYTVDTSRDIADLDLNLDLLTDKDRTVVQLALNGSLTVTDKAALDACLDKYARRFAALTTWVAQTDIAVVPADGEFDDLGIGGFAAAAVDELVATAKADGADADDARAALALLLRLVERGAA
- a CDS encoding ATP-binding protein → MKLHRLVLRNYRGITFREVEFPDRGVTVISGANEIGKTSMIEALDLLLESKDRSSKKEVKQVKPTHVDEGAEVTAEISTGPYRFTYFKRFHKRPVTELTVTAPSREQWTGDEAHERVRAILAETVDVALWQAQRVLQTASTAAVDLSGCDALSRALDAAGGQAVALSGAEPLLVDRIEVEFRQYFTATGRPTGEWATAIKRRDDARADVAVCEAAVAEVHDAVARHDAITVDLAGVALESATAARRLEAARARALAVEKVSGNLDQARVVADAARAAHGAAVAALDERGRIRAELDADLAGIGELEAAVQVAAQDEAVAREVHTAATAEAMAGAADVESRQADVDAARRVVDQIARRDEADRLAARIAKIDTADRHLTEVNGELGQIRLSERTMRLIEAAAAAVDVASAAAEAASARIEVLAPTPVEVSVDGAVVAVGPDAVWTTSATAPTSVEVPGVLTVRVIPGTPAAHTGEELDTKRQVLAQVLADADVADIAAARELDQRRRELTTSRDRTLAAREALLAEDDVAMLGQRLIELRADLPADLPDDAAAARSGLGAASAAHGEVVAACALRRSVADAASKAMAEKTTGTTVARSRLESAQARVAAATERLAQLRAVVGDDELLVTTEAAAERVRDTAAQVSALEAELASIEPAAVAAELDEAQRWAAELGRRQDDLQHALVSTTAQLGVYGTEGRSGRLDAAQIECGRAEADWARLQRRSNAVALLRQVMVRHRDDARQRYVEPFRVEVERLGRIVFGPDFEVEIDAELRICSRTLRGCTVPYESLSGGAKEQLGIVARLASAALVAKEDGVPVVIDDALGFTDPHRLASMGEVFDAVGGDNQVIVLTCSPERYAGVVDAHRIELIA